The DNA segment GGGAAGGGATTCCTGGCGCAGGATCCCGGCTCCGTAAAGTGACCTTCTCAATGTTGCGAAAGGACCGATCACCCGTTCTTCCTCCGGCGGAGCGAAAGAAGCCGTTCCACGATCGCGGCGTTCCTCTCCGTCGCGCCCCTGAATGCGGCCAGGAGTTCTCTTGCGCGCGTGCCCGTTTCGAACCCGGCAAGCGGATCCGCGGCGAAACGCGCAAGCAGCGCGGCAAGTTCGGTTGCATCCCCGACCTTGCATATCGCACCCGCATCGGTGAATATCTCCGCGATCTCCCGGAAGTTCCCCATGTGCGGCCCGACCACGGTGGGAACGCCGTAGAGGGCAGGCTCCAGGATATTATGCCCTCCCTTCGGCACGAGGCTTCCGCCGACGAAGGCGATGTCCGCCGCCGCATAGGCCGAGGAAAGTTCCCCCACGCTGTCCAGCAGGATCACCGGGGGCAGATTTTCCGCCGCATCCCGGGGCAGCAGCGTCCTCCGGACCGTTACGAAACCTTCCCGCCGGCAAAGATCTTCGACGGAATCGAACCGCTCGGGGTGGCGGGGAGCCAGGAGGAGTTTCAGCGAGCCGTCCACGGATCTCCCCTTTTCGAAGGCGTGGAGGACGGCCTCCTCCTCCCCCTCATGGGTCGATCCCGCGACGAACCATCGCGTTTCCTCCTCCATTTTCCCCTTGAGCAGGGCGTGGAGCGGCGACATTCCCGCCGCCGGAGGCGCCACGTCGAACTTCATGTTCCCGGTCACGGATACCGCCGCGGACGGGGCCCCGAGCGCCAGGAATCTGCGAGCGTCCTCCTCCGTCTGCGCCGTGATCGCCGAGAAGCAGGACAGCACCCGGGAGAACAGGAACCGGAACCGGGCGTACCCCCGGAAGGAACGCTCCGAGATCCTCCCGTTAACGATCATCGCCGGAATCCCCCGCTTCGAACATTCCGCGAGGAAATTCGGCCAGATCTCCGTTTCGAGGATAACCACGAGATCGGGACGCAGGCGGTCCAGGAACCTGGCGGCTGTGCAGGGCAGATCGAACGGAAAGTAGAATCGCGCGTCCGTTTCCCCTCCCAGCGCCTTCTCCGCGGTCTCCTGCCCGGTTACCGTCACCGTCGAGAACAGGATCTCGACGCCGGAAAGACGCCCGCGCAGCCTGCGGACGAGCGGCGCCGCGGAGAGGGTTTCACCCACCGACACGGCGTGGATCCAGATCCGTTCCCTGCCGGTCGCGGGAGGAACGCGCTCCATCCGCCGCCCCAATCGGTCCGGGAAATTCTTCCGCCGCCTGGGAGACAGCATGGCCCAGGGAATCCAGGCGGGGGAAAGCCCCAGCAGGGCGGCTCCCAGCAGGAAATTGTAGAGAAGGTGCACCCCGCTTCGGGGACGAAAGTCCTTCATGAAACCGTCACGCGGGATCGGCTCCGGTCACGGCGCCGGTCCTCCGCTCCTCGAACTGCTTCAGATAGAAAGTGCGGTACCGCGTATCGGAGGAAAGGAGCTCCTCGTGGGTCCCCATTTCCACGATCCGCCCTTCCTCCACCACGAGGATCGTGTCGGCGTTCCTCACGGTGGAAAGACGGTGAGCGATGACGAAGACGGTCCTGCCTTTCATCAGCGTATCGAGCGCCTCCTGCACAACCGACTCGGATTCCGAGTCGAGAGCCGACGTCGCCTCGTCGAGGATCAGGATCGGCGCGTCCTTGAGCAGGGCGCGCGCTATGGCCAGCCGCTGGCGCTCGCCGCCGGACAGCATCAGCCCCTGTTCCCCGACCTCGGTGCCGTACCCGTTGCGCAGCCTGGAAATGAAACCGTGCGCGTTCGCACGCCTCGCCGCTTCCTCGATCTTCTCCGCGGGCGCGCCGGGCATCCCGTATGAGATGTTCGCCCGCACCGTGTCGTTGAACAGGATCGTGTGCTGGCTCACGATGCCGATCTGCGAGCGGAGCGACGAAAGAGATACGTCCCGGATGTCCGTTCCGTCGATACGGATCACGCCGTTCTGCGGATCGTAGAAGCGCGGCAGGAGGTCGACGAGAGTCGTCTTGCCGGCGCCGCTGGAGCCCACGATCGCCACCATGGTCCCGGAGGGTACGGCCAGGGAGATATCCTTGAGGACGTAGTCCCCCTCGCCGTGATACCGGAAATCGACATGGTCGAATTCGATCCCGCGTGTGACCGGCGGAAGTTCCGGGGCCCCGGGCTTTTCCTCCACCTCCGGCAGGGTGTCGAGCACTTCGAACACGCGCTCCGCGGCGGCGATCCCCTGCTGGATGACGTTGTTGACGCGGGAAAGCCGCTTGACCGGCTCGTACAGCATGAAGAGCGCCGTCATGAAGGAGAAGAAATTCCCCGGGGAGCTGTATCCCTGGACGACGCTGTAGCCGCCGTAGAAGATCACCGCGGCGGCCCCGATCCCCGCGAACGTCTCCGACAGGGGGGATGTGAGCGCCTGTACCTTGACGATCTTCATGTTCAGCCGGTACAGGTCCGCGTTCTTCGCCGCGAAACGGTCCACCTCGTACTCTTCCGCCCCGAAAGACTTGACCAGCTTTGCGCCGCTGATCGTTTCCTGCAGATGGGTGGTCAGGCCTCCTGTGACTTCCTGGGTCTGTATGCTGGTCCGCCGCAGCTTGCGGCCGAACCGGTAGATCGGCCAGAAGGCCAGCGGGAACGCGATCAGGGCGATGAGCGCCAGCCTCCAGTCCCTGTAAAACACCACTCCGATGAGGAAGATCCCGGTGAAGAAATCCTTGATGAGCCCGGTGACGGCGTCGGTGACGGCTCCCTGCATGAGCCCTACGTCGTTCATGACGCGGGACATCAGGACGCCGGTCGGGTGCCTCATGTAGAAGGACAGCGAGAGCGACTGCAGGTGCCGGTACAGGTGCTCGCGGATGTCCCGGATCACCTTCTGCCCCACTCCGCTCATAAGATATTGCTGCGAGAACTCGAGCACGGCCTTCGACAGGTAGACGCCGAGTACAAGGAGCGGGATGAGAGCCAGCTTCGAGACGTCCTTCTTGATGAATATGTCGTCGAGCGCCGGCTTCACGAGGAATGCGATCGATCCGTGGAATGCGGACACCGCGACCATGAAGACCATCGCGATGAGGAGCCGCGGCATGTAAGGCCGGACGTATTCGAGCATCCGGCGATAGACGGTCATGCCCATGATTCCCCCGCAGCCTGCGCCAGCATGTCCACGACCGCCCCGGAAGGTCCCGGGCCCGTCAGTTTTTCCCTCAAGGAACGGCACCTGGCCGCCAGGGTTTCCCTCCGTCCGGCATCCTCCAACAGGCCAAGGATCTCTCCGGCGACCCGGTCCGGGCGGCATTCCGCCTGGATCAGCTCCGGCAGAAACGGAAGGCCGTCCACGATGTTCGGCAATCCGATGGAGGACACCTTCGCCAGCCGCTTTCCCAACTGGTAAGTCACTTCCGACGTGCGATACACGATCACGGCAGGGACCCCCAGGAGCGCCAGTTCCAGCGTCACTGTTCCCGATGCGGCCGCCGCCGCGGCCATTCCCCGGAACAGAAGGTGGCGGTCCCGCTCGACAACCGTCACCGGAAGCCCGCTTCCGCGAAGGACGCCTTCCACGATTCCCCGGAACCTGGGTGAAGCCAGGGGCACCGCGAAATGGACTTCGGGATGATCCTTCGCGATCCGTCCGGCGGCCTCGACCATGACGGGGAAGTGCGCATGGATTTCGCCGGGCCTGCTCCCCGGCAGCAGGCCGACCAGCCGCTTCCCAGGCGGAATACCGAATCGGGCCGGATCCGGCGAAGCGTCGAGCCACGGGGCGAGTTCGTCCAGAAGCGGATGTCCCGCGAACCTGGCATTGACACCCTCGCCCCTTAGCATCGGCTCCTCGAACGGAAAAATAACCACCACCCCGTCCGTGAAGGATGAAAGCTCCCTGGCCCGACCTCTTCTCCACGCCCAAAGCTGCGGAGGGATGTAGTAGATCACCGGAACGTTCCTCGCATGCGCCTTCCGCCCGACCCTGAAGTTGAAATCCGGGAAATCCACGAGAAGCACCGCGCCGACATCCGGCCTTGAAGCTCTCCGCACCGCCTGCCGGAGCGCGGAGACCACCGCCGGCAGATGGCGGACCACCTCCGTGATTCCCACGACGGAAATCGTACCGTAGTCCAGAAGGAGCCGCACCCCTTCCGCCGCGAGGCGCGAGCTGCCGATCCCTTCCATCGGGACGCGCGGGAATCGGCGGCGAAACGCCCTGGCGACGCTGGCGGCATAGGTTTCCCCCGACGGCTCGCCACAGACGATGAAAAGGGTCTTCGGTCCAGTGTTCAACGTCTCCTCATCTTCCGCAGGATGCGGAATGCCAGGTCGAGCGCGGCAAGGCCTTCCACACCGGATACAAGAGGCGATTTCCCCCCGCCGACGCAATCGAAAAACGACCGGATCTCGTCCCGAAGGGAATCCCCCTTCTCCGTCTCGAGAAGCTCCCCGGATATTTCGGGCAAATCCTTCGTTCCGTGCGGATATGTCCTGCGGAATATCTGGATCGAGTGCTCGACGAAATCCATCGAGACGTACGCATCTTCCTGGAAGATGCGGATTTTCCGCTGCTTCTTCGCGGATACCCTGCTGGCCGTGACATTGGCGACGCAGCCGCTTGCGAATGTCAGCCGCGCGTTGGCGATGTCTATGTTGGAGGACACGACCGGGACCCCGACCGCGTGAATGCGAGTCACGGGGGAGCGGACGAAAGAAAGGATCAGGTCGATGTCGTGGATCATCAAGTCGAGCACCACGTCTACGTCCGTCCCGCGTCCTCCGAACGGCCCCAACCGGTGGCATTCGATGAACCTCGGCTCGGTCAGTATGGAGGCCGCATCCCGCACCGCGGGGTTGAACCGCTCCACGTGCCCGATCTGGAACACGAGATTCCGCTCCGCAGCCTCCCGCACCAGGGTCCTCGCCTGACGCAGGTTCGCGGTGATCGGCTTCTCCAGCAGCACGTGTACGCCGGCGCGCATCGCGTCCATCGCAACGGCGAAGTGGGCCGTCGTCGGAACCGCGATGGACACGGCGTCCACCTCATTGAGCAGGCTCCTGTGGTCCTTGAAAAACGCCGTCCCGCATTCCCTTGCGACGTTCTTCCCGTGGTCGGGGTTCAGATCGCACACCCCGACGAACCGGAGGTCCTGGAACGACGAGATCTTCTGGGCGTGGAGCCGTCCGAGGTACCCGACACCGATCACCCCCGCCCTGAGCGCTCCGCTCACCATCGGCATCCCCTTCCTTATCGCAGCACCCCGCGTTTGCTGGAGCGTATGAATTCGAGCAGGCGTATCACCTCCGGAAGCTGCGTCACCTCCGATTCCACCTTCGCCGTTGCTTCCCCCATGGGCGTCCCCGACCTGAAAAGGATCCTGTACGCCGCTTTCAGCGCCGCGATGGCCTCATCGGAAAACCGGTTCCGCTTGAGGCCGATGAGGTTCAGACCGTAGAGCGAAGGCCCCTTCTGCGGCCGCGCGACCACGGCGGTCACGTACGGCGGGACGTCCTGAGGCACCCCGGAAAGCGCTCCCACCATCGCGAACTCACCTATCCGGACGAACTGGTGGACTCCGACCAGGCCGCCTATGATGGCTGAGTCGCCCACCTCGACGTGGCCCGCCAGCGTCGCCGCGTTGGCGATCACCACCCGGCTCCCGACCCGGCAGTCGTGGGCCACGTGGCTATACGCCATGAGGAGCGTTCCGTTCCCGACTTTCGTCACACCCGTCCCGTGGGATGTGCCCCGGTTCACGGTCACGTATTCCCGTATCGTGTTCCCGTCGCCCATTTCCACCCAGGTTTCCTCTCCCTTGAACTTTAGGTCCTGCGGGGGAGCCCCGATGGAAGCGAAGGGGGATACGCGGTTTTCCTTCCCCATCCGGACGTGGGATTCGATCACCGCGTGCGATCCGATCCGGCACCGGTCGCCGATCTCGACCTTCGGCCCGATCACGGCGTAGGGTCCGACCTCGACGCCGTCGCCCAGCCTAGCGTCAGGATCGACGATGGCCGTGGGATGGATCATTTCGCGGCTCCTTCCTGGGCCTTTTCCGCGAATGCGTCCCGGATCGTGGCTGTCAGGTCGGCCTCCGCCACGAGCGCGTCTCCGACCCTCGCCTCGCCGTGCATCTTCCATACCGGCCCCTTGTGGGCCGTTATCGTCACGTTCAGGATGAGCTGGTCTCCCGGCACCACTGGCCGGCGGAACCGGCAGTTATCGATCGCCGCGAAGTATGCGAGCTTCTTCTCGCCTCCCAGCGCCAGCAAGGCGAATATCCCCCCCGTCTGCGCCAGCGCCTCCACGATCAGGACTCCGGGCATGATTGGAATTCCGGGGAAGTGTCCCGTGAAAAACGGCTCGT comes from the Deltaproteobacteria bacterium genome and includes:
- a CDS encoding 3-deoxy-D-manno-octulosonic acid transferase — translated: MKDFRPRSGVHLLYNFLLGAALLGLSPAWIPWAMLSPRRRKNFPDRLGRRMERVPPATGRERIWIHAVSVGETLSAAPLVRRLRGRLSGVEILFSTVTVTGQETAEKALGGETDARFYFPFDLPCTAARFLDRLRPDLVVILETEIWPNFLAECSKRGIPAMIVNGRISERSFRGYARFRFLFSRVLSCFSAITAQTEEDARRFLALGAPSAAVSVTGNMKFDVAPPAAGMSPLHALLKGKMEEETRWFVAGSTHEGEEEAVLHAFEKGRSVDGSLKLLLAPRHPERFDSVEDLCRREGFVTVRRTLLPRDAAENLPPVILLDSVGELSSAYAAADIAFVGGSLVPKGGHNILEPALYGVPTVVGPHMGNFREIAEIFTDAGAICKVGDATELAALLARFAADPLAGFETGTRARELLAAFRGATERNAAIVERLLSLRRRKNG
- the msbA gene encoding lipid A export permease/ATP-binding protein MsbA, coding for MGMTVYRRMLEYVRPYMPRLLIAMVFMVAVSAFHGSIAFLVKPALDDIFIKKDVSKLALIPLLVLGVYLSKAVLEFSQQYLMSGVGQKVIRDIREHLYRHLQSLSLSFYMRHPTGVLMSRVMNDVGLMQGAVTDAVTGLIKDFFTGIFLIGVVFYRDWRLALIALIAFPLAFWPIYRFGRKLRRTSIQTQEVTGGLTTHLQETISGAKLVKSFGAEEYEVDRFAAKNADLYRLNMKIVKVQALTSPLSETFAGIGAAAVIFYGGYSVVQGYSSPGNFFSFMTALFMLYEPVKRLSRVNNVIQQGIAAAERVFEVLDTLPEVEEKPGAPELPPVTRGIEFDHVDFRYHGEGDYVLKDISLAVPSGTMVAIVGSSGAGKTTLVDLLPRFYDPQNGVIRIDGTDIRDVSLSSLRSQIGIVSQHTILFNDTVRANISYGMPGAPAEKIEEAARRANAHGFISRLRNGYGTEVGEQGLMLSGGERQRLAIARALLKDAPILILDEATSALDSESESVVQEALDTLMKGRTVFVIAHRLSTVRNADTILVVEEGRIVEMGTHEELLSSDTRYRTFYLKQFEERRTGAVTGADPA
- the lpxB gene encoding lipid-A-disaccharide synthase; the protein is MNTGPKTLFIVCGEPSGETYAASVARAFRRRFPRVPMEGIGSSRLAAEGVRLLLDYGTISVVGITEVVRHLPAVVSALRQAVRRASRPDVGAVLLVDFPDFNFRVGRKAHARNVPVIYYIPPQLWAWRRGRARELSSFTDGVVVIFPFEEPMLRGEGVNARFAGHPLLDELAPWLDASPDPARFGIPPGKRLVGLLPGSRPGEIHAHFPVMVEAAGRIAKDHPEVHFAVPLASPRFRGIVEGVLRGSGLPVTVVERDRHLLFRGMAAAAAASGTVTLELALLGVPAVIVYRTSEVTYQLGKRLAKVSSIGLPNIVDGLPFLPELIQAECRPDRVAGEILGLLEDAGRRETLAARCRSLREKLTGPGPSGAVVDMLAQAAGESWA
- a CDS encoding Gfo/Idh/MocA family oxidoreductase, coding for MVSGALRAGVIGVGYLGRLHAQKISSFQDLRFVGVCDLNPDHGKNVARECGTAFFKDHRSLLNEVDAVSIAVPTTAHFAVAMDAMRAGVHVLLEKPITANLRQARTLVREAAERNLVFQIGHVERFNPAVRDAASILTEPRFIECHRLGPFGGRGTDVDVVLDLMIHDIDLILSFVRSPVTRIHAVGVPVVSSNIDIANARLTFASGCVANVTASRVSAKKQRKIRIFQEDAYVSMDFVEHSIQIFRRTYPHGTKDLPEISGELLETEKGDSLRDEIRSFFDCVGGGKSPLVSGVEGLAALDLAFRILRKMRRR
- the lpxA gene encoding acyl-ACP--UDP-N-acetylglucosamine O-acyltransferase, which codes for MIHPTAIVDPDARLGDGVEVGPYAVIGPKVEIGDRCRIGSHAVIESHVRMGKENRVSPFASIGAPPQDLKFKGEETWVEMGDGNTIREYVTVNRGTSHGTGVTKVGNGTLLMAYSHVAHDCRVGSRVVIANAATLAGHVEVGDSAIIGGLVGVHQFVRIGEFAMVGALSGVPQDVPPYVTAVVARPQKGPSLYGLNLIGLKRNRFSDEAIAALKAAYRILFRSGTPMGEATAKVESEVTQLPEVIRLLEFIRSSKRGVLR
- the fabZ gene encoding 3-hydroxyacyl-ACP dehydratase FabZ, which produces MITIQEIMNLLPHRYPFLMVDRIVEMVPGKSIVGLKNVTINEPFFTGHFPGIPIMPGVLIVEALAQTGGIFALLALGGEKKLAYFAAIDNCRFRRPVVPGDQLILNVTITAHKGPVWKMHGEARVGDALVAEADLTATIRDAFAEKAQEGAAK